In a single window of the Melioribacteraceae bacterium genome:
- a CDS encoding bifunctional phosphoribosyl-AMP cyclohydrolase/phosphoribosyl-ATP diphosphatase HisIE yields MIDISKINFAKLNGLVPAIVIDKNTNQVLMLGFMNEEALHKTLELKRVTFFSRSQNKLWTKGETSGNYLELYSIKIDCDNDTLLIEALPSGNTCHTGEYSCFNLPKNNVHFLSKLFELVEKRKMELPEKSYTTKLFKEGADRIIQKVGEESIETIIAAKNRNKEEVVNETADLLFHLFVMLSEQGIQLNSVIDKLIERHTEKEKKS; encoded by the coding sequence GTGATTGACATATCAAAAATAAATTTCGCAAAATTAAACGGCTTAGTGCCCGCAATAGTTATTGATAAGAACACTAATCAAGTATTAATGTTAGGTTTTATGAATGAAGAAGCGCTTCATAAAACACTTGAATTGAAAAGAGTTACATTTTTCAGCCGCTCACAAAATAAATTATGGACAAAGGGAGAAACTTCCGGCAACTACCTTGAGCTTTATTCCATAAAGATTGATTGCGACAATGATACATTACTGATTGAAGCTTTACCTTCTGGGAATACTTGCCATACCGGAGAATACTCATGCTTTAACCTTCCTAAAAATAATGTACACTTTCTATCAAAATTATTTGAGCTCGTTGAAAAACGAAAAATGGAGTTGCCTGAAAAGTCATATACTACAAAATTGTTTAAAGAAGGTGCTGATAGAATAATCCAAAAGGTGGGGGAGGAAAGCATTGAAACAATTATTGCCGCTAAAAACCGGAATAAAGAAGAAGTTGTGAATGAAACTGCCGATTTATTATTCCATCTTTTTGTTATGCTTTCTGAACAGGGAATTCAATTAAATTCTGTAATCGATAAATTAATTGAGAGACATACAGAAAAAGAGAAAAAATCTTAG
- a CDS encoding ATP phosphoribosyltransferase produces the protein MLNGNLRLAIQKKGRLSEKSLQLLKNCGLDIEDYNERLLISARNFKLDILFLRDDDIPEYVQDGVADFGIVGEDVLYERNADTIVVRKLGFGKCQLSLALPENKEINSIRDLQGQRIATSYPNLLKKYLLEHSIDATVVEISGSVEIAPSLGVADFICDLVSTGNTLKLNKLKKSFDVFSSEAVLITNKFLDSDPEKKNLLDNLLIRIDSALQAKRSKYLMMNLPKSSLGKISDIIPSLKSPTIVPLADDSLIAVHAVIPADKFWDIYKELKDAGASGILLLPIENIIL, from the coding sequence ATGTTAAATGGAAACTTAAGATTAGCTATCCAGAAAAAGGGTAGATTATCAGAAAAATCTCTTCAATTGCTTAAAAATTGTGGACTCGACATCGAAGACTATAATGAAAGATTGTTGATTAGCGCGAGAAATTTTAAGCTTGATATTCTTTTTTTAAGGGATGATGATATCCCGGAATATGTACAGGATGGAGTTGCCGATTTCGGAATTGTTGGTGAGGATGTATTGTATGAACGCAATGCCGATACAATAGTTGTCAGAAAACTTGGATTTGGTAAATGTCAGCTTTCTCTTGCCCTGCCGGAGAATAAGGAAATCAATTCGATACGCGATTTACAAGGACAACGAATCGCTACTTCCTACCCAAATCTTCTGAAAAAGTATTTACTTGAGCATAGCATCGACGCTACCGTTGTTGAAATTAGTGGCTCAGTTGAAATTGCGCCTTCTCTCGGAGTTGCAGATTTTATTTGTGATCTAGTTTCAACCGGTAATACCCTTAAACTTAATAAGCTTAAAAAATCATTTGATGTTTTTTCATCCGAGGCTGTACTAATCACAAATAAATTTCTTGATTCAGATCCTGAGAAAAAAAATCTGCTCGATAATCTCCTAATCAGAATTGATTCGGCACTGCAGGCAAAACGCTCTAAATATCTTATGATGAATCTGCCTAAATCATCGCTGGGGAAAATTAGCGATATAATTCCCTCACTCAAAAGTCCAACTATTGTTCCTTTAGCCGATGACTCTCTAATTGCGGTGCATGCTGTTATTCCGGCAGATAAGTTTTGGGATATTTATAAAGAGTTAAAAGATGCGGGCGCGTCGGGAATTTTATTATTACCAATTGAGAATATAATTTTATGA
- the hisB gene encoding imidazoleglycerol-phosphate dehydratase HisB, which yields MLKNENVRLQKNNKTEFDITFYLKGNKVLVESHQEAQKYYPSISDAVQTLLYKNRIAVVTRNTKETQISVKINLDGKGKSKISTGIGFFDHMIEQISRHGNIDLDLKVKGDLHVDEHHTVEDTGIAIGEAIRKALGDKIGIKRYGFMLPMDESFAKCAIDLGGRVYLNFKCKFDREKVGEFPTELCREFFKGMSMGLNANILVEAKGENDHHKIEAMFKAFAKSLNEACRFDERAAGTLPTTKGII from the coding sequence ATGCTAAAAAATGAAAACGTGAGACTTCAGAAGAATAATAAAACAGAATTCGATATTACTTTCTATTTGAAGGGAAATAAAGTATTGGTTGAATCCCATCAAGAAGCACAAAAATATTATCCATCTATCAGCGATGCAGTTCAAACTTTGCTTTACAAAAATCGAATAGCTGTTGTTACTCGAAACACAAAGGAAACCCAGATTAGCGTAAAAATAAATTTAGATGGAAAGGGTAAATCTAAAATATCTACTGGCATTGGTTTTTTTGATCATATGATTGAACAAATATCAAGGCATGGAAATATTGATTTGGATTTAAAAGTGAAAGGGGATTTGCATGTAGATGAGCATCACACAGTTGAAGATACCGGGATTGCTATAGGAGAAGCAATTAGGAAAGCGCTCGGTGATAAAATTGGAATTAAGCGTTACGGATTTATGCTGCCGATGGATGAATCATTTGCGAAATGCGCTATTGATCTTGGCGGTAGAGTTTATCTCAATTTTAAATGTAAATTTGATAGAGAAAAAGTTGGTGAGTTCCCCACAGAACTATGCAGAGAATTCTTCAAGGGAATGAGTATGGGTTTAAACGCTAACATATTAGTGGAAGCAAAAGGGGAAAATGATCATCATAAAATTGAAGCAATGTTTAAGGCTTTCGCAAAATCTTTAAATGAGGCGTGCAGATTTGATGAGAGAGCTGCCGGAACATTGCCAACAACGAAGGGAATAATATGA
- the hisH gene encoding imidazole glycerol phosphate synthase subunit HisH — translation MISVIDYGAGNTQSVLNALDDLNVKYKITNFERDICDSDKVIFPGVGEASFAVKRLHMSNMFNLLRVIKKPILGICLGMQLFTEKSVEGNVACLGVLPTVTERFNSSTVKVPHMGWNKVAFQKDSKLFDGIPDNSFFYFAHSYYVPINEFSIGVTVHDVEFTAICEKENYYGVQFHPEKSGEHGIKLLKNFIELC, via the coding sequence ATGATATCGGTAATTGATTATGGCGCAGGTAATACTCAATCAGTACTCAATGCGCTTGACGATTTGAATGTAAAATATAAAATAACGAATTTCGAAAGAGACATCTGCGATTCGGATAAAGTTATTTTCCCGGGAGTTGGAGAAGCTTCTTTCGCGGTTAAAAGATTGCATATGTCGAACATGTTTAATCTTCTTCGAGTTATTAAAAAACCGATTTTGGGTATTTGTCTTGGGATGCAACTATTTACTGAAAAATCTGTCGAGGGAAATGTTGCGTGTCTTGGTGTTTTACCGACAGTAACTGAGCGGTTTAATTCTTCAACAGTAAAAGTACCGCACATGGGATGGAACAAAGTAGCGTTTCAAAAAGACTCAAAATTATTTGATGGAATACCGGATAATTCATTTTTTTATTTCGCTCACTCATACTATGTGCCAATTAATGAATTTAGTATTGGAGTGACAGTTCACGATGTTGAATTTACCGCGATTTGTGAAAAAGAAAATTATTATGGCGTTCAGTTTCATCCGGAAAAATCGGGGGAACATGGAATTAAATTGTTAAAAAACTTTATTGAATTATGTTAA
- the hisD gene encoding histidinol dehydrogenase yields the protein MRIIDLNKISERKLNLLFTRPAQHNNKIYTQVKSILEDVKKYGDKSVINYAKKFDNYSGNKLKVSKTEIEAAAKNVTPQLKRAIKTAYGNIKKFHEYQFPTGCAVETQKGVLCGRKFVPIENVGIYIPGGSAVLISTILMLAIPAKLAGCKRIILCSPCGGDKLNPAVLYTAKLCGISEIFKVGGAQAIGMLAYGTKTIDKVDKIFGPGNQYVTSAKTQVSIDPLGCAIDMPAGPSEVLVIADKFANPIFVASDLLSQAEHGADSQVILITDNEGTARKVKVEIEVQLKKLPRRKIAEAALKESFILVVPNLDLAFKLSNEYAPEHLILNIKNAEKLFSKIKNAGSVFIGQYSPESAGDYSSGTNHSLPTYGYAKSYGGVSVEMFMKSITFQKLTKEGLQNISDSVITLAETEKLEAHANAVKVRL from the coding sequence ATGAGAATTATCGACTTGAATAAAATATCAGAGCGGAAACTTAACTTACTTTTTACTCGTCCTGCTCAACACAATAACAAAATTTATACTCAGGTGAAATCTATTTTGGAAGATGTTAAGAAGTATGGAGATAAATCTGTAATAAATTATGCAAAAAAGTTTGATAATTATTCGGGCAATAAATTAAAAGTTTCCAAAACAGAAATAGAAGCGGCTGCGAAAAATGTAACTCCTCAATTAAAGAGAGCAATTAAAACTGCTTATGGCAATATTAAAAAGTTTCATGAATATCAGTTTCCAACGGGTTGCGCAGTAGAAACTCAAAAGGGAGTATTGTGCGGTAGAAAATTTGTACCAATAGAAAACGTTGGAATTTATATTCCCGGCGGAAGTGCGGTACTTATTTCAACAATCTTAATGTTGGCCATACCGGCTAAACTTGCGGGATGCAAGAGAATTATTTTATGTTCACCCTGCGGTGGCGATAAACTTAATCCGGCAGTTTTATACACAGCTAAATTATGCGGTATAAGTGAAATATTTAAGGTGGGTGGAGCACAAGCTATCGGAATGCTGGCATACGGTACGAAGACTATTGATAAAGTGGATAAAATATTTGGGCCCGGGAATCAGTATGTTACCTCTGCAAAAACGCAAGTTAGTATCGATCCACTTGGCTGCGCAATTGACATGCCCGCTGGTCCTAGCGAGGTGCTTGTAATAGCTGATAAATTTGCAAATCCGATTTTTGTCGCATCCGATTTACTCTCTCAGGCTGAGCATGGAGCCGATTCACAAGTAATATTAATTACTGACAACGAGGGTACTGCGCGAAAAGTTAAAGTAGAAATAGAGGTACAGTTAAAGAAATTACCGAGGAGAAAAATAGCGGAAGCCGCTCTTAAGGAATCATTTATTTTAGTAGTTCCTAATCTTGATTTAGCATTCAAACTAAGTAATGAATACGCGCCCGAACACCTAATCCTAAATATTAAAAATGCTGAAAAACTTTTTAGCAAAATTAAAAATGCCGGTTCTGTATTTATTGGGCAATATTCACCTGAGAGTGCTGGAGATTATTCTTCGGGGACAAATCATTCCCTGCCAACTTACGGGTATGCAAAATCATATGGTGGAGTTTCAGTTGAAATGTTTATGAAGAGTATCACATTTCAAAAATTAACCAAAGAAGGTTTACAAAATATTTCTGATTCTGTTATCACATTGGCTGAAACGGAGAAATTGGAAGCACACGCTAATGCAGTAAAAGTGAGGTTATGA
- the hisF gene encoding imidazole glycerol phosphate synthase subunit HisF, whose protein sequence is MVTKRIIPCLDVKDGRVVKGTNFVNLRDAGSAVELSERYYNEGADELVFLDITATLEKRKTLTELVKDVAKVLRIPFTVGGGISTLDDIDALLKAGADKVSLNSAIVKNPGLITDAAKRFGSQAVVAAIDVKVVNGQQKIFVKGGKEETSLDGFEWCKLVGELGAGEILLTSMDKDGTKDGYDLDFLKKVVDEVSIPVIASGGAGTKEHFLEAFTFTDVDACLAASLFHFQELNITDLKKYLQANKVLVRL, encoded by the coding sequence TTGGTGACTAAACGAATTATACCGTGTCTTGACGTAAAAGATGGAAGAGTAGTAAAAGGTACCAACTTTGTAAATTTAAGGGATGCCGGTTCTGCGGTGGAACTTTCGGAAAGATATTACAACGAGGGCGCGGATGAACTTGTTTTTCTTGATATTACAGCTACACTCGAGAAGAGAAAAACATTAACGGAGCTGGTAAAAGATGTTGCGAAGGTTTTGAGAATTCCATTCACGGTTGGAGGAGGTATTTCAACTCTCGATGATATTGATGCACTTTTAAAAGCCGGTGCCGATAAAGTATCTCTTAATAGCGCGATTGTTAAAAATCCTGGTCTTATCACAGATGCCGCAAAAAGATTTGGAAGTCAAGCGGTTGTAGCCGCAATCGATGTGAAAGTAGTGAATGGTCAACAAAAAATATTTGTAAAAGGGGGCAAGGAAGAGACTTCACTTGATGGATTTGAATGGTGTAAGTTAGTTGGCGAACTTGGTGCCGGAGAAATCCTATTAACCTCAATGGATAAAGATGGAACAAAAGATGGGTATGATTTAGATTTTCTTAAAAAAGTAGTTGATGAAGTTTCCATCCCGGTAATCGCGAGTGGGGGCGCTGGAACAAAAGAACACTTCCTCGAAGCTTTCACTTTCACGGATGTTGACGCATGCCTCGCTGCAAGTCTTTTCCATTTTCAAGAACTGAATATAACCGATCTAAAAAAATATTTGCAAGCAAATAAAGTATTGGTGAGATTGTGA
- the trpA gene encoding tryptophan synthase subunit alpha, whose amino-acid sequence MSDIKNYISKKNDSGKKVLSIFLTAGYPELNNFIDLVKTVVGSGADMLELGIPFSDPLADGPTIQRSSQKALDNGVKLSTVLNFCEQIKSFTNIPIILMGYFNPILKYGYYSFLTDAVNAGVDGLIVPDIPLEEYESFFTQIETKLDIILLTTPTSSNERIKNIDEISRGFVYCVSVTGTTGVKDSFSEANLKSIQRTREHIINNKMLIGFGISKAKDVKQVIPYCDGVIVGSAIINSINEGENFSSTEKLITELSEACLF is encoded by the coding sequence ATGAGTGATATTAAAAATTATATCAGCAAAAAGAATGACTCAGGTAAAAAAGTATTATCGATCTTTTTAACAGCAGGATATCCTGAGTTAAATAATTTTATTGATTTAGTAAAAACTGTAGTTGGTTCCGGTGCAGATATGCTTGAACTTGGCATCCCATTTAGCGATCCACTTGCCGATGGACCAACAATTCAGAGATCATCACAAAAAGCTTTGGATAATGGGGTAAAACTTAGTACAGTTCTAAATTTTTGCGAGCAAATTAAATCATTCACCAATATTCCAATTATACTAATGGGCTATTTCAATCCAATTTTAAAGTATGGTTATTATTCCTTTTTGACTGATGCGGTTAATGCAGGAGTTGACGGATTGATTGTTCCCGATATTCCATTGGAAGAATATGAGTCATTCTTTACACAGATAGAAACTAAACTGGATATTATATTATTAACTACACCAACTTCTTCGAATGAGCGAATAAAAAATATTGATGAGATAAGTAGAGGTTTTGTTTATTGTGTGAGTGTTACCGGAACCACCGGAGTAAAGGACAGTTTTTCGGAGGCAAATCTAAAAAGTATTCAGAGAACCAGAGAACATATAATAAATAATAAAATGCTGATTGGTTTTGGTATTTCTAAAGCAAAGGATGTAAAACAAGTTATTCCTTATTGCGATGGTGTTATTGTGGGAAGCGCCATTATTAATAGTATAAATGAAGGAGAGAATTTTTCATCAACAGAAAAACTGATAACAGAATTATCTGAGGCGTGCTTATTCTAA
- the hisA gene encoding 1-(5-phosphoribosyl)-5-[(5-phosphoribosylamino)methylideneamino]imidazole-4-carboxamide isomerase: MLIIPAIDIYNQKVVRLKKGSFDDVTYYDFTPLQISNEFEKNGFKWVHIVDLEASKTGRFTVENIIKEIQTNTTVNIEFGGGIRTAENVSQLFDIGINRVIIGSMSVDHKTEFEKILSQTDPSKIVVAADAENEIIRTSGWTKESGITIFDHIDYCMNKGVTTFLCTDIKKDGMLAGPSIELYDKLIARFPDINLIASGGISNLNDIKELADRSIYAVVVGKAIYEKRITLEELASIGD; encoded by the coding sequence ATGTTAATTATACCTGCAATTGATATATACAACCAAAAAGTAGTGCGACTGAAAAAGGGGAGCTTTGATGATGTAACCTACTATGATTTTACTCCGCTCCAAATTTCAAATGAGTTTGAGAAAAATGGATTCAAGTGGGTACATATTGTTGATTTAGAAGCTTCGAAAACCGGCAGATTTACAGTTGAGAATATTATAAAAGAAATACAAACGAATACTACAGTAAATATTGAATTTGGCGGGGGAATAAGAACAGCCGAGAATGTGAGCCAACTTTTTGATATAGGTATAAATAGAGTCATAATTGGTTCGATGTCGGTTGACCACAAAACTGAATTTGAAAAAATACTATCGCAGACAGATCCATCAAAAATTGTTGTTGCCGCAGATGCTGAGAATGAAATAATACGAACTAGTGGCTGGACAAAAGAGAGCGGTATTACAATCTTCGATCACATTGACTATTGCATGAATAAAGGAGTAACCACTTTTTTATGTACTGATATTAAAAAAGATGGAATGCTTGCCGGACCAAGTATTGAATTGTATGATAAATTGATTGCACGGTTTCCGGATATAAATTTAATTGCTTCGGGCGGCATCAGTAATTTAAACGATATTAAAGAATTAGCTGATCGATCAATTTATGCTGTGGTTGTTGGTAAAGCTATTTATGAAAAGAGAATAACATTGGAGGAATTAGCATCAATTGGTGACTAA
- the hisC gene encoding histidinol-phosphate transaminase, protein MNIKELVRKNILSLKPYVAARHSHTSGILLDANENSLGSTYEDSHNLKLNRYPDPYQKELRVALSELISIPTENLFFGVGSDEIIDLLIRIFCEPEKDSIIICEPTYGMYRVCADINNIQVINVPLNNEFNIEKDELLAAVNENSKLMFLCSPNNPTANMLSREKILSVASSVNCVIVVDEAYIDFADESGFHQEAAELDNLVVIRTFSKAWGLAGVRCGYSVASKFITELLFRVKAPYNMNTLTSNAVVNAIKNKSQRDYFVKLIKKEKDRVADILKSNQKILSIAKSDSNFISFKVNQPKEVFTYLEKNGIVIRDRSNQLNFSGYLRVTIGTKEENDLFLLKLSEILK, encoded by the coding sequence ATGAATATTAAAGAACTAGTTAGAAAAAATATTCTTTCACTAAAGCCATATGTTGCCGCTCGTCATTCCCATACCTCGGGAATACTTTTAGATGCTAATGAAAACTCCCTTGGTTCAACTTATGAGGACTCACATAATCTAAAATTAAATAGGTATCCCGATCCATATCAAAAGGAATTGAGAGTAGCGCTTAGCGAATTGATCAGCATCCCGACTGAAAATTTATTCTTTGGTGTCGGCTCCGATGAAATCATAGATCTTTTAATTAGAATATTTTGTGAGCCGGAAAAAGATAGTATTATTATCTGCGAACCTACATATGGAATGTACAGAGTTTGTGCTGATATAAATAACATTCAAGTTATTAATGTACCTTTGAATAATGAATTTAATATTGAAAAAGATGAGCTACTTGCTGCCGTGAACGAAAATAGCAAGTTAATGTTTTTATGCTCGCCAAATAATCCCACCGCTAATATGCTGAGTAGAGAAAAAATATTAAGTGTCGCCAGTAGTGTGAATTGTGTAATTGTGGTGGATGAAGCATACATTGATTTTGCCGATGAATCTGGCTTTCATCAAGAAGCTGCGGAGTTAGACAATCTGGTTGTGATAAGAACATTTTCAAAAGCATGGGGATTAGCCGGAGTTAGGTGCGGTTATTCTGTAGCTTCCAAATTTATAACTGAATTACTCTTTAGAGTAAAAGCTCCTTACAATATGAATACCCTAACATCCAACGCAGTGGTTAATGCCATTAAAAATAAATCTCAGCGTGATTATTTTGTTAAGCTCATTAAAAAAGAGAAGGATAGAGTAGCAGATATTTTAAAGAGCAACCAAAAAATATTGTCTATAGCTAAATCAGATTCTAATTTTATTTCATTCAAAGTTAATCAGCCCAAAGAAGTATTTACTTATTTAGAAAAGAATGGAATTGTGATTAGAGATAGGAGCAATCAGCTAAATTTTTCGGGATATTTGAGGGTGACGATCGGAACCAAAGAAGAAAATGATCTCTTCCTTCTAAAATTAAGTGAGATATTAAAATGA
- the trpB gene encoding tryptophan synthase subunit beta, with protein MNNLVEYLFPDHSGKYGNYGGKFVPETLISAIHELEKTYLEKKNDPQFIAELNDLQNEYNGRPTPLTFAKRLTDYFGKGKIYLKREDLCHTGAHKLNNALGQILLAKILGKKRIIAETGAGQHGVATATVCAKFGMECVVYMGETDIERQKPNVFRMQLLGAKVRPVSSGSKTLKDATNEAIRDWVTNVENTHYIIGSVVGPHPYPMIVRDFQSIIGRETKEQILKTENRLPNYILACVGGGSNAIGIFYPFINDQVNLIGIEAGGFGIDTNKHCATLTLGEPGIFQGMKTYLLQDSDGQVSEVHSISAGLDYPGVGPEHSHLKDLKRVEYKSITDDEAIEAVSLLTKMEGIIPALETAHAVAYLNKLMPETNKDDIVVVNISGRGDKDLATLISKIDVDLL; from the coding sequence ATGAATAACTTAGTTGAGTATTTATTCCCCGACCATTCCGGGAAATATGGAAATTACGGTGGCAAGTTTGTCCCCGAAACTTTAATAAGCGCCATTCATGAGCTCGAAAAAACTTATTTAGAAAAAAAGAATGATCCGCAATTCATTGCTGAGTTGAACGATTTACAAAATGAATATAATGGAAGACCAACACCATTAACATTTGCGAAAAGACTAACCGATTATTTTGGTAAAGGTAAAATTTATTTAAAACGTGAAGATTTATGTCATACCGGGGCGCATAAACTTAATAATGCGCTTGGACAAATTTTACTCGCTAAAATTCTTGGCAAAAAAAGAATTATCGCCGAAACCGGTGCGGGTCAGCATGGAGTTGCAACCGCGACTGTTTGCGCTAAATTTGGGATGGAGTGCGTGGTTTATATGGGTGAAACCGATATTGAAAGGCAGAAGCCTAATGTATTCCGAATGCAGCTTTTGGGCGCAAAGGTTAGACCAGTCAGTTCCGGTAGCAAAACGTTAAAAGACGCGACTAACGAAGCTATACGCGATTGGGTTACTAATGTTGAGAACACACACTACATTATTGGTTCAGTTGTTGGTCCTCATCCTTATCCAATGATTGTACGAGATTTTCAATCAATTATTGGGAGAGAAACTAAAGAGCAAATATTGAAAACAGAGAATAGATTACCTAACTATATTCTTGCCTGTGTTGGTGGCGGCTCAAACGCAATTGGTATTTTTTATCCTTTCATTAATGATCAAGTTAATTTGATTGGAATTGAAGCTGGCGGATTTGGAATTGATACAAATAAACATTGCGCCACACTTACACTTGGCGAACCGGGAATTTTTCAGGGAATGAAAACTTATTTATTACAGGATAGCGATGGACAAGTTTCTGAAGTGCATTCTATATCTGCAGGACTTGATTATCCTGGAGTTGGCCCCGAGCACTCTCATTTAAAAGATTTGAAACGAGTAGAGTATAAATCAATAACTGATGATGAAGCGATAGAAGCCGTTTCTCTACTAACAAAGATGGAAGGGATAATTCCCGCGCTAGAAACAGCACATGCAGTTGCCTACTTAAATAAACTTATGCCTGAAACTAATAAAGATGATATTGTTGTAGTTAATATAAGTGGTCGAGGTGATAAAGATTTAGCAACACTAATTTCAAAAATTGACGTGGATTTATTATGA